From Aspergillus luchuensis IFO 4308 DNA, chromosome 2, nearly complete sequence:
TGTCAAGGTATGACAGCTGTTGACGGGCATACTTTGCTTCGAACAGATGCCTGACAGACTCCCAACATGTAACGGTGCCAGAAAGCCCTACACTAGCCTTTAGATCGCCATGAGATCACCTTGCCTCTTCTCCAGTCTTACAGCCGACAATCCATTGGCTAGTCGACTCATATTCATGGAGTCGCGTCCTAAATCGGCGTAGATAGCGTCCAAATCCGTACCAAGACCGACATTATCAGCAGTTTCCAGACTGCGCCCATCAATGAAAGGTGCAAGGGAAGGCCACACAGCCTGGGCATTGTTGAAAAAGAGGTCTACGCCCAGGTCGCCTAGTCCTTTGATCTCCTTGATCAACTTTCTCGTTTCGTCTCGGTCGTTATGGGCTTTCTTCAGGAGATTGTTAAGATCACCATCTGCAATATGCAGTCAGTCACCGGCCAAAATCTTACATGACGCATTTCTGCAGTGAAACACACGTACCGTACTTCTCATTGACGAATTCTGCCAAATCGCCTAGATTCGTTGCACCTTGCTCCCGGTAGCGATTATATCCCCCGTCCTTGAGAACCATTGTTCTCTCCTCCCAGCTGCTCTCCCCTAATTTCCGTATATCATGATACCCGACCTCGATAAGCTTATTGACTGCACGCTGTGTCAGGTCATGCGAGATGGGGCGCGACTTCAGCATCGCGTCCATAACCATAGCCAGTAGAGTGTCCGGAGAGCTCTCCAGACCTTTCTCTGCGATTTCGGTGCCATACAAGGGCGGGCGACCGAATTCCTTGACAACCTTTTGCAGTTTGGGCTTGTTCGATGCactttctgctgcttcttcgttctcttcctcgccttctgcGTACCCATCttgttcctcttcaccaccttgTTCTTGCACGAGGTCGACGTTCTCGTCATCTGCCTCATtgtattcttcctcttcatcgaaTTCTTCattgtcttcctcgtcctcctcctcgaagtCTTCGTCCTTATACCCGGAGTCCTCCTGGATCAAGTCATTTTCTTCGGCAGTGTTTGCAGCTGACTTGGACGCTTTGGTAGGCGGCTGCTCTTTCTCTACCTCGAGACTTCCTTCACCGGTGTCGACACCAGGGTCTCGCTGATCGAGCTTGCGCTTGGGGGCATCAGCTGCGTCGGTTTCGCTTTCTACCTGGGGCGATTTGTACTTCATCTTGGCGAGAAGCTGCTCAAATGAGAACGAGATGGAATCGGCGTATATTACAATGagaagtataatattttgGAGCAATTGAGTTGAGTTCCCGTGAGTTGTTGTAGTAGAAAGTTTTGATTGATAAGTTGTCTGGGGTAGATAGTAAATGGGCTTCTCCGCGGCTATGGCGTCATGATGAATTCAGACGCTATGCCCGTCATTCATGGCTGGAATTGAAACAGTTCTTGCATGTAACGTACCAGTAACCAGAGCGAAAGAACTATGCTTTTTAAGGTTAACGTGCCAAACTTTATAGTCTGCCCCAGGATTAAATGGCTATGTCTGAGTCTACAGCTTCGCTTTATCCTTGCGGCGCAACGTTTCCTGGACCAGCTTCACAGCATCCTCCGCACATCCAAATGACGCCTGATATCCAAAGCCACCATGACCATAGTTATGCACAACGGACACACCATCGACCTTTTCCGCTTCAATACGCGGCCCGCCCTCACGGAGGGGGCGCAATCCAACGCCATGTCTGATGATATCCAGACCTTCGATACCCTGCCCCTTCTCGACCAGCT
This genomic window contains:
- a CDS encoding uncharacterized protein (COG:S;~EggNog:ENOG410PTGR;~InterPro:IPR011257;~go_function: GO:0003824 - catalytic activity [Evidence IEA];~go_process: GO:0006281 - DNA repair [Evidence IEA]) — encoded protein: MKYKSPQVESETDAADAPKRKLDQRDPGVDTGEGSLEVEKEQPPTKASKSAANTAEENDLIQEDSGYKDEDFEEEDEEDNEEFDEEEEYNEADDENVDLVQEQGGEEEQDGYAEGEEENEEAAESASNKPKLQKVVKEFGRPPLYGTEIAEKGLESSPDTLLAMVMDAMLKSRPISHDLTQRAVNKLIEVGYHDIRKLGESSWEERTMVLKDGGYNRYREQGATNLGDLAEFVNEKYDGDLNNLLKKAHNDRDETRKLIKEIKGLGDLGVDLFFNNAQAVWPSLAPFIDGRSLETADNVGLGTDLDAIYADLGRDSMNMSRLANGLSAVRLEKRQGDLMAI